One region of Quercus lobata isolate SW786 chromosome 2, ValleyOak3.0 Primary Assembly, whole genome shotgun sequence genomic DNA includes:
- the LOC115978330 gene encoding putative nuclease HARBI1, with protein MSSYVFRQLCNTLRQYGYYGTRGVCVEESLAMTLMILGHGEGNRMVQERFQHSGETVHRHMGTVVTLLATVMARDIIQPADHTFRDVPEHIQHSDRYWPHFKGCIGAIDGVHVPVVIDVKDQLPYYGRKGITTTNCMCACDFDMKFTFACVGWEGSAHDTRIFYSCVNNESYNFPNAPAGKYYLVDSGYPMRKGFLAPYKGERYHIGEFQPSEVLHRPEEMFNYLHSSLRSVIERTFGVWKNKWRILRHMPPFKMHTQNLVIVATMVLHNLVRTHEINNDAECSGSTEATSFGSETGHYDAMAETISILDEP; from the exons ATGTCAAGCTATGTGTTTAGACAATTGTGTAATACACTGCGCCAGTATGGATATTACGGTACTAGAGGTGTTTGTGTGGAAGAGTCTCTGGCAATGACATTGATGATACTTGGTCATGGTGAGGGTAACAGAATGGTGCAGGAAAGATTTCAGCACTCGGGTGAGACAGTGCATCGACACATGGGCACGGTAGTTACATTATTAGCCACCGTTATGGCACGGGACATTATCCAACCTGCTGATCATACATTTCGGGACGTGCCAGAACATATTCAACATTCAGATCGATATTGGCCACATTTTAAG GGTTGCATTGGTGCAATTGATGGGGTCCATGTCCCCGTGGTCATTGATGTTAAGGACCAGCTCCCATACTATGGCAGGAAGGGGATCACCACAACAAATTGCATGTGCGCATGTGACTTTGACATGAAGTTCACATTCGCATGTGTTGGATGGGAAGGATCGGCGCATGACACGAGGATTTTTTACAGCTGCGTCAATAATGAGAGTTACAACTTTCCGAACGCTCCAGCTG GGAAGTATTATTTGGTTGATTCAGGATACCCTATGAGGAAAGGGTTCCTTGCACCATATAAGGGGGAGAGGTACCACATTGGAGAATTTCAGCCTTCTGAAGTGCTGCATCGTCCAGAGGAGATGTTTAATTATCTCCATTCATCACTCCGTTCGGTCATAGAACGAACTTTTGGAGTTTGGAAGAATAAATGGAGAATTTTGAGACATATGCCACCTTTTAAGATGCACACTCAAAACTTGGTCATTGTTGCTACAATGGTTCTTCACAATCTCGTTAGAACACATGAGATAAACAATGATGCTGAATGTTCAGGATCTACAGAGGCCACATCATTTGGTAGTGAGACAGGTCATTACGATGCCATGGCAGAAACAATCTCAATCTTGGACGAACCTTAG